One segment of Leptodactylus fuscus isolate aLepFus1 chromosome 7, aLepFus1.hap2, whole genome shotgun sequence DNA contains the following:
- the TMED8 gene encoding protein TMED8: MALAQDAADVSGELSGSGGADSGTTGRETCTETEGTQEEGAETLLGDTTTTKNECQTEPRALAVTQQQSDHLESTTGDRSSCDLNINNTNPPQCLGMGDESLNAKPTKSNQAEPDCDVAIKYTASTSATKTTTGNDATKTNASSVVTDATRTIEDNDAAENSAGKASTNATKTNASNTVDTSTTLSKPPAEPTKSALDKELEALLSLGTTDPPPHDILMIQSEHNGTVDIVKAETSLEDPNEREGKGPPPQLRPATTWTSANLREFKHRMANEKHGLLTIRRGEVVTVRVPTHPDGKRLCWEFATDDYDIGFGIYFDWTPVTSTAVTLQVSESSDDEEEEDTESPWHSREGDVERGSVYRLRSRYGEIMQVYRRDSHREVQAGSHEYPGEGVYLLKLDNSYSLLRNKTLYFHVYYSS; encoded by the exons ATGGCTCTGGCGCAGGATGCTGCAGATGTGTCCGGGGAGCTCTCCGGGTCCGGCGGTGCTGACAGCGGAACCACAGGAAGAGAGACATGCACGGAGACCGAGGGCACCCAGGAAGAGGGAGCAGAGACCCTGCTAG GTGATACCACCACAACTAAGAATGAGTGTCAGACTGAACCCAGGGCCTTAGCAGTTACTCAGCAGCAATCTGATCACCTTGAATCTACCACTGGAGACAG GTCATCATGTGACCTAAATATTAATAACACAAATCCACCACAATGCCTGGGGATGGGGGATGAATCTTTAAATGCAAAGCCAACCAAAAGTAACCAAGCAGAACCAGACTGTGATGTTGCCATAAAATACACTGCAAGCACGTCTGCCACCAAAACCACCACAGGCAATGATGCTACCAAAACCAATGCAAGCAGTGTGGTCACTGATGCCACCAGAACTATTGAAGACAATGATGCAGCCGAAAACAGTGCAGGCAAGGCTTCCACTAATGCCACCAAAACCAATGCAAGCAACACAGTGGATACATCAACTACCCTGAGCAAGCCACCTGCTGAACCCACAAAAAGTGCCCTGGACAAG GAACTCGAAGCTCTACTTTCCCTTGGGACAACAGATCCTCCACCTCATGATATCCTCATGATCCAGTCAGAGCACAATGGCACCGTAGATATTGTGAAAGCGGAAACCAGTTTGGAAGACCCAAATGAAAGAGAAGGGAAAG GGCCTCCACCTCAACTGAGACCAGCCACCACATGGACCAGTGCCAACTTGCGTGAGTTCAAGCATCGAATGGCGAATGAGAAACATGGTCTTTTGACTATACGAAGAGGCGAGGTAGTAACTGTCCGTGTACCAACACATCCAGATGGAAAGCGACTTTGTTGGGAGTTTGCCACAGATGACTATGACATTGGCTTTGGGATATATTTTGACTGGACCCCAGTCACCAGCACAGCTGTGACTCTTCAAGTAAGCGAGTCTAGCGATgacgaggaggaggaagacacagagagcCCCT GGCACAGCCGTGAGGGAGATGTAGAACGGGGCTCGGTTTACCGTCTCCGCAGTCGATATGGTGAAATCATGCAGGTTTACCGCAGAGACAGCCACCGGGAGGTCCAGGCAGGAAGCCATGAATATCCAGGGGAAGGGGTTTATCTGCTAAAACTGGACAATTCCTACTCACTCTTGCGGAATAAAACTCTGTACTTTCATGTATATTACAGCAGCTGA
- the SAMD15 gene encoding sterile alpha motif domain-containing protein 15 — translation MDPQVPTCLRWSCRDVGGWIRRKGFPQYEACFTENGINGRKLIHVTCSTLPQIGVTDFEHMKAITQLVRDVLEVTEPSWNRSISLPHRDNMGLFLEQKSQTGHNYDLLTYNQFIKEQGL, via the exons ATGGACCCGCAGGTCCCAACATGTTTACGGTGGAGCTGCCGGGATGTCGGAGGCTGGATCCGGAGAAAGGGATTCCCCCAATATGAG GCATGCTTCACCGAAAACGGCATCAACGGACGGAAACTGATCCATGTGACGTGCTCCACCCTCCCTCAGATCGGAGTCACCGACTTTGAGCATATGAAA GCCATTACCCAGCTGGTGAGGGATGTGCTGGAAGTGACTGAGCCATCCTGGAACCGCAGTATCTCTCTGCCTCACAGAGACAACATGGGACTATTCCTGGAGCAGAAATCTCAGACTGGACACAACTACGACCTGCTCACCTACAACCAGTTCATCAAGGAGCAAGGACTATAA
- the VIPAS39 gene encoding spermatogenesis-defective protein 39 homolog — translation MSRLKADEEDYWHASKCKAFTFEDEDEDGLSQLKESKRAVNSLKAFVEEDDEEWEKFTWSGEPVGSISWSIQETSSSRGSESRNFVTDKSRPETSSSSYSFPRPASFSSLFRGRSRPDSFQSLSDAFLHTDVKYIAPELRKPKSEYQDYSGDWSIEESVRRMQRGKMCSMERFRSLKDKLLLLDEAVRLHDGNVITAVLIFLKRTLRSDILFRELKIRQVALRHFIHYLKETSEQQLLLELFRYLEWTEELALCKYREHLDIPGAEERRDFLKSKCLSLPFSSEDATHVQDHYTLLERQIIIEANDKHLEASGQEIFRKHPRKASLLFMPLVTTLYYCCIYHYPEAEGMFSSPANLRKTFKIPDKLYILTALAARAKLRLWMDVDALFTTKNWLGYTKKKAPVGFHRVVEILHKNGAPAQILQDYIRLVEDAETRISLATKYKCHDVVIDTYKDLKDRQQLMVYRCKVDRGSTEEEKIDSILSNMQIRWKN, via the exons ATGTCCAGGCTGAAAGCAGATGAGGAGGACTACTGGCACGCCTCCAAGTGCAAGGCTTTCACGTTTGAAGATGAGGATGAAGATGGTCTGTCTCAG CTGAAGGAATCTAAGCGAGCGGTGAACAGCCTAAAGGCCTTTGTGGAGGAAGATGATGAGGAGTGGGAAAAGTTTACCTGGAGCGGAGAACCTGTGGGAA GTATATCCTGGTCAATCCAGGAGACGTCCAGTTCCCGGGGCTCTGAGTCCAGAAATTTTGTTACAGATAAGTCACGGCCTGAAACGTCAAGCTCCTCTTACTCCTTCCCTAGACCCGCATCCTTCAGTAGCCTATTCAGAG GAAGGTCCAGGCCTGACAGTTTCCAATCACTCTCTGATG CTTTTTTACATACAGATGTTAAATACATTGCTCCAGAGCTACGTAAACCCAAGTCTGAGTACCAG GATTACAGTGGAGACTGGAGCATTGAGGAGTCTGTGCGGAGGATGCAGAGAGGCAAG ATGTGCTCTATGGAGAGGTTTCGTTCTCTAAAGGACAAGCTGCTGTTGCTGGATGAAGCAGTACGACTTCATGATGGCAATGTCATCACAGCG GTTTTGATCTTCCTGAAGAGGACGTTACGATCTG ACATTCTGTTTCGAGAGCTGAAGATAAGACAAGTTGCCTTGAGACATTTTATTCATTACCTGAAGGAGACTTCAGAGCAGCAGCTACTGCTGGAGCTTTTCAG GTACCTGGAGTGGACAGAGGAGCTAGCT CTATGTAAATACAGGGAGCATCTGGACATCCCAGGGGCCGAGGAGCGCAGAGACTTTCTGAAGAGTAAATGCCTCAG CCTCCCTTTCTCGTCAGAAGATGCTACCCATGTACAAGACCACTATACGCTGCTGGAGAGACAGATCATTATTGAG GCGAATGACAAGCACCTGGAGGCCTCTGGTCAAGAAATTTTCCGTAAACACCCTCGGAAAGCCTCTTTGCTCTTTATGCCACTGGTCACCACCCTGTACTACTGCTGTATCTACCACTATCCTGAAGCGGAG GGTATGTTCAGTAGTCCAGCCAACCTGCGTAAAACATTTAAG ATCCCAGATAAACTGTACATCCTGACAGCGCTGGCAGCACGAGCAAAGCTACGGTTGTGGATGGATGTGGATGCTCTGTTTACCACCAAG AACTGGCTGGGTTATACCAAGAAAAAAGCTCCTGTTGGCTTTCACCGTGTGGTAGAGATTCTGCATAAGAATGGGGCCCCTGCACAG ATCCTACAGGATTATATACGGCTGGTGGAGGATGCTGAGACAAGAATATCCCTGGCTACTAAATACAAGTGTCATGATGTTGTGATAGAT ACATACAAAGACCTGAAGGACCGGCAACAACTGATGGTTTATCGATGTAAAGTAGATCGGGGGTCCACAGAGGAAGAGAAAATAGACAGCATTCTCAGTAACATG CAAATTCGTTGGAAGAACTGA